Proteins from one Aspergillus nidulans FGSC A4 chromosome VIII genomic window:
- a CDS encoding protein ausE (transcript_id=CADANIAT00001012) gives MGSATPSRLQKFPATAPADEIYAAFKEDGCVIIEGFVPPDQMARFSQEIQPAMEKIQVQVTNDGNSNDRVKRFSKLVTTSPTFRHEILENDLMHELLQRVFSKPGEGMGYHFNDTMVIEVQPGAPAQRLHRDQELYPWWNSMGPDAPECLVNFFCAVTPFTVENGATRLVPGSNRWPELTLINATDCPQYGKIDSVPAIMQPGDCYMMSGKVIHGAGHNATLSDQRRALAFSTIRRELRPVQAFPLWIPMQIATELSPRTQAMFGFRSSTQHCDVDTVHFWGNDGKDIGEHLGLISSA, from the coding sequence ATGGGCTCAGCTACTCCATCCCGTCTCCAGAAATTTCCTGCCACAGCCCCCGCCGACGAGATTTACGCGGCCTTCAAGGAAGATGGTTGCGTTATCATCGAGGGGTTCGTCCCGCCGGATCAAATGGCCCGCTTCAGCCAGGAGATCCAGCCCGCTATGGAGAAGATCCAAGTCCAGGTTACAAACGACGGCAACAGCAACGACCGCGTGAAGCGGTTCAGTAAGCTCGTCACCACAAGCCCGACATTTCGCCACGAGATCCTTGAGAATGACCTCATGCACGAACTCCTCCAGCGCGTCTTTAGCAAGCCCGGCGAGGGCATGGGCTACCACTTCAACGACACAATGGTCATCGAAGTGCAACCGGGCGCCCCCGCGCAGCGCCTCCACCGCGACCAGGAGCTCTACCCGTGGTGGAACTCCATGGGCCCAGATGCTCCCGAGTGCCTCGTCAACTTCTTCTGCGCCGTAACTCCTTTCACCGTAGAGAACGGCGCCACCCGTCTCGTCCCGGGCAGCAACCGTTGGCCGGAGCTCACGCTGATCAACGCGACCGATTGTCCGCAGTACGGCAAGATCGATTCTGTGCCTGCCATAATGCAACCTGGTGATTGCTATATGATGAGTGGCAAGGTGATTCACGGAGCCGGCCacaatgcgacgctttcGGACCAGCGCCGCGCGCTGGCGTTTTCCACGATCCGCCGAGAACTACGCCCTGTGCAGGCGTTTCCGTTGTGGATTCCGATGCAAATTGCTACAGAGTTGTCGCCGCGCACGCAGGCGATGTTTGGGTTCCGCAGTTCAACCCAGCATTGTGATGTTGATACGGTGCACTTTTGGGGTAACGATGGGAAGGATATTGGGGAGCATCTTGGCTTGATCTCCAGCGCTTAG